DNA sequence from the Myxocyprinus asiaticus isolate MX2 ecotype Aquarium Trade chromosome 3, UBuf_Myxa_2, whole genome shotgun sequence genome:
CTCCTGGCTGTTTTAGTCTCActcatttatttctgtgtgtgcgtgcatgcgtgttgtgcattgtgggtgtgttattgtctcaccccctcatttctgagtgtgtttagcattgtggctgatttattggttttatcaaAATtatctgtgttatagtctcaccagttcatttttgtgtgggtgtgtatgtatTGCACTCCagatgtgttatagtctcaccctttaatttctgtgtgtgtttctgcattgtggttgatttattgattgtatttgacagataaaaaaaaaattgctctgtgttatggtctttcccattcattttcaatggatggtcaattttgaccgtgaagacaaaaggctttttttttttttacggccAATTAGACTTAACGAAtcatgttcagatggcaagtggaggaaaagtcaccaagtcttgtaccgcTCAGATAaagcaaaccatttttattaaatcagcaaaagtgattccaatcaaaaatgaaaataaaattagtgGTTACTGAGATGCACTAAAACGGGGcaattctgggagattttaaaggcagaaatttgaagtttatgattttataaaagcacttaaattcttttgtttgagctgtaaagttgtttaaatcctaatttttacagtcgttttatggtttgttaacattacattgtcatggctaaaactttacacagaaaaggtaagcaagcgattttatcacgtTAACATGCATAACGTTTATGTctggtggctatacttttgaaacagtgagtatttttacgtttatggattggccccattcactttcattgtaagtgcctcactgtaactttttttaagtagggatgagtctaaatacattttgtggtatcaacattatgccacaaatgctgttgacttagctgaacttgtattgaacccggaatattcctttaagcaatggAGATTAattattcagtgtatatatgcacACTTAGCAGCAGCTTTCAATTCCAATCCATACACAAATTTTATGGAAAAGTTGGAAAAATTGCATCATTCCAAAAGACCATCAAGGCATATAACTGAGATTGTCCAGGGTCAGCATAAGGGTTTACCCTTCAGATTCAAAAGCAACACATTTATATACTATAAGCAGTAGTAGGTTTTTGTTTGAATACtaatgaaatatatgtatattccAGTTCCAAAAATGGCTAAATCTGTTAAATACAGCATAAACTGATGACACTGACTTGTTGCAGATCTCTATAATTTGAAGTTTTAAAGATTAGTAAATCTGTATAAAGCCCACTTTATTTTGCTGTTACTGAGGTCTTTAAAAACAAAGACAACTGAGTGGTGGAGTGAGGGAGTGACTGTGTTTGTGTCTTACCATGTGGAGTGGAGAAGAGACTAAGTAGTATGATGTGTTTGGCCTGCAGACCGTGTTCATTCAGCACCCGCACCGCTTCTATCACAGTGTTTCCTGTACCTGAACACccacatacataaatacacaatGAATTGTATCCTCTAATGTCTGATGTCAAGTACTTACTGTATGGTAAAGCCTGGGTATGGAGTTTACAAGTACTCACTAAGGATGGGGTACATGAGCAGAACCTTCCTTCGGCTGATGTCAGGTGGAAATTTTGCATAGAAAACTTTGGCCTTTTGTGTTTCCTCATCACTCTGGATCAGAATCTTACCAATACGGATTGACCTGCAGCAATCTCTCAGGCCCTGCTCCATGGCCTCACCTGTAcatgaaataaattttttgtacagtttttgttatgtacagtactgtgcaaaagtcttaggcacataagatgtttcacaaaagcatttgtcttaagatggttatttatatcttcagctttagtgtgtcaataggaaatataaatgttaagactctcaaacattacttttgcaaatagaagagattagaagaacagggagccctgtaacagatgtcatgacccccacaatGCCCCCCACTGAactttgaagacatcctcactatgcaacatttttcacaagtgcctaaaacttttgcacagtactgtatacaggacacacacaaatacacttcaTAGGGCATGGTTGTTCTGTCttaactgtgtgtttgtgtatacatgtgtgtgaCTCACCACTCCTCATGATGCTAACCCCACAGTTTCCTTTTTCAAACTTAACACCCTCGTATTTGTGTCCTGCATAAAAAGcacagaattaaataataaaaaaaattaaagtctgAAATTCAAAACAGCCACTGTTCCAAATATGGCTACATTACACGAATATGCCTGTTACAATGTActccaatattaataataatataattaatgtaACCAttctttaaatatacatttattagaATCACATAACATACAGCAGAATACACAAAGGTCTCATTCATATGTATTAATCCTCCAATAGTCTTAAACCGTTCTGGTGTCTGAATAATGTGGAGATGAAATTGCTCTTATTATTACTGTTTGCAATCAGAGTAACATGACGGGGGATCTGACATAATTCCTGGGcttattctgggttcaacacaagttaaactcaatcgacagcctttgtggcataatattgataaaaatttaaatcaaggttaaatgcatattgtttacgtcttgtggctacacttctGAAACATTGACTATTTTAACGttttaaggattggccccattcacttccattgtaagtgcctcactggaattcagatttttgcttttttttttttttttttttttttttaaagaaaaggaggggcaagtcaaaatttatttttgtggtaatcaatattatgccataaatgctgttgattgggcttaacttgtattgaacctgcaataTGTCTTTAATTGCATTATCAGTGGTGATTTTTGTGTAGATTAGAGAGATTCACGTGCATTTGAGTCTGGATTGAAATAAAACGAGAATTAATAGCCAACGTAACAGACTCACCTGTTGGCGTGGTTACAGTGCATTCACTGTATGGAAGCTGATTGAGACCCTCTTCCACCACTAGCCTTATCTGAGAGCAATACAGACAACCAATCAGAATGAGATGCAGCAAaccaaatacaaaaaagaaaataagagtCAATGTACAACCTAAGAAACCTAACCCAAGTAATTTTAACAATGGTCAAGCTGATTCTTCAGTGACATGTTCAAGCACACCACTATAGAAAACGTCAGTGAGACAAATGTGAAACATGCATGACCATCCATATAAAGTTgaagtcagtttacatacacttaagttgaagtcattaaaactaatttaaccactccacagatttcatattagcaaactatagttttgggcaagttgtttaggacatctacgttgtgcatgacatgagtaatttttccaacaattgttaacagacagattgtttcacttttaattgactatatcacaattccagtgggtcagaagtttacattcactaagttgaCTGTGAATGTATGATACATTTacatagggctgcaactaatgattattttgataatcgattaatcttcgattatttctacgattaatcgattaattggataaaaatgacattttattaaaatatgacttTTCAAAAAACCAAAatgataaagggcgtaaggatttggtttgatttacattgCTGAATTAACAATTCTTTACTcttacaaaactttgaacaaagcctgaatcataagaagtttcaggacatatgcgaaacagttgcttaaacaacaaaaaatgctcatcattaaagagtaaaatgatccatagggcatggagtgggacaaaaaaaaaaaaaaaatcagcccagccgagggcaatagtgacacgagaatagaaatattaattctgcccagctgaaaaatacataattatgttagatacatacagTAAGCTTGTACGCTGTCACTGACtatatacatttaagtattttaatattatagtttttaaaatagtattttcactgattacatgtttctaaactattcttttcaaaaattgtgtatgtttatccagtaaaataatgtttgccattgtataaatgtactagtgaaatcagacattacatgatgtggcattatcaggaggactttcaaatatcaggacccttagcattattatacattatattcagcattacatacagtttaatatagtacaatcatctgtaaaccttgtgcaaattcactctcatgctgaaaagtctcatcccggtgctcactgtattacatgcgcttacatgggcaggagaaaacactttgaaaaccggcacaccttgactgctgagaCATCAGTCTGATATCCATGAAAATTGCACAACTGATAACACTGAAGCTGAAATCGTGGTATGATGTTGGACTGTTTAATCaaactgattgcactgcatctgtacaaacaatagtatgcaagtataaacaccatgggaccacgcagccatcataccgctaaggaagaagacgcattctgtctcctaaagatgaacgtagtttggtgcgaaaagtgcaaatcaatcccagaacaacagcaaaggaccttgtgaagatgctggaggaaacaggtagacaagtatctatatccacagtaaaatgagtcctatatcaacataacctgaaaggctgctcagcaaggaagaagccactgctccaaaactgccataaaaaagccagacaacagtttgcaagtgcacatgggaacaaagatcttacttttttgagaaatgtcctctggtctgatgaaacaaaaattgaactttttggccataatgaccattgttatgtttggaggaaaaagggtgaggcttgcaagccgaagaacaccatcccaaccataaagcatgggggtggcagcatcatgttgtgggggtgctttgctgtaggagggactggtgcacttcacaaaatagatggcatcataaggaaggaaaattatgtggatatattgaagcaacatctcaaggcatcagccatgaagttaaagctcagtcacaatgggttttctaaatggacaatgaccctaagcatacctccaaagttggggcaaaatggcttaaggacaacaaagtcatggtattggagtggccatcacaaagccctgacctcaatctgatagaaaatttgtgggcagaactgaaaatgcatgtgtgagcaaggaggccttcaagcctgactcagttacaccagttctgtctggaggaatgggccaaaattccagcaacttattgtgagaagcttgtggaaggctacccaaaacgtttgacccaagttaaacaatttaaaggcaatgttaccaaatactaacaaagtgtatgtaaacttctgacccagtgggaatgtgttgaaagaaataaaatctgaaataaataattctctctactattattctgacatttcacattcttaaaattaagtagtgatcctaactgacataagacagggaatgttttctacgattaaatgtcaggaattgtgaaaaattgagtttaaatgtatttggctaaggtgtatgtaaacttctgacttcaactgtatattgtcCTTATAGATAAATTAAGCATGTAGAGCAATATAAGGTCCCTACAGCGTAATATCTGTTAATCTTTATCATTTTCGGTACCCAACATGAACACTCAATAAAGACAGGGACtgatttacatacatttaaacacaCAGAAGACCACCAATCTGCACTTTTGTTTGGTATGTCTTACCAATCTATCAGCACAGAACACAAAATCACCTCTACTGGTAGATCTAAGAGAAAGAGAGTAAAGTCACAATGTGCCATGTTGATACTGTTGAAATACTATAAATCTGACAGACAAGAAAAACAATGATCCGAGAGATTTACTCTTCATCGAGAATGTCAGTTTATTCTAAGTATATTATTAGACATATTCTGATGTTCTTGTATACATGCAGTGATATGCAAGCTTATGATACACATGACGTGCAGATCTGGCCTATATGGTTTAA
Encoded proteins:
- the uprt gene encoding uracil phosphoribosyltransferase homolog: METDLIEKMPCHKQQLNNSESPEHASKHVRFARSSSSTVAESCQGDSVPQHIQTLSDIQRQIGPQLKLLPLNDQIRELQTIIRDKSTSRGDFVFCADRLIRLVVEEGLNQLPYSECTVTTPTGHKYEGVKFEKGNCGVSIMRSGEAMEQGLRDCCRSIRIGKILIQSDEETQKAKVFYAKFPPDISRRKVLLMYPILSTGNTVIEAVRVLNEHGLQAKHIILLSLFSTPHGARSIIQEFPDITILTTEVHAVAPTHFGQRYFGTD